One Carya illinoinensis cultivar Pawnee chromosome 5, C.illinoinensisPawnee_v1, whole genome shotgun sequence genomic window, TCTTCTCTTGTTCGGAATCAACAGCGACGGTGACGTTAGTGTGGTAGAATCCTTGGGTTATGGCGCTCGTGGAGTATATCGGCGGTTCTGGGTTTCTGAAAACAGAAATGGGTTTCAAATCtcctaaaatgaaaatgaattctgccttttttttattattattgtatcgGCTTATGCCGTCAGCCAATTCTGCAACAGGTACCTATAGCAGTGTTGCATGGAGAATGAGATGGCTCATAAATTAGCACGTTATGTTTGAAATATTGATAATATAGCTACGGTGGGTTGATGTTCCTATGGTTGTTGCCCAAGCTTTGTGTGCTTATATTGATTGATTTCGTTATAAATAGATGTctgattataaaaataaaaataaaaataaaatgaccgCACGTGCTTAAAGGGATAAACTCTGGCATACACAAACAGTTGGTCAAATAGAACAAGGTTGTTGTTTACTTTGGCAAAAGAAGTACGGTGTACCAGAACAGAACTGAGCCCCTCTCCGATCCGTTGGATCAGACGGAGACAGAGGGACTTTGACTCGTTTCTCTCATGGAAGCATCAAAATCGTCCTCTACGGAGGTCATCTTAGAAGAATGGAATGGTTCTTCTTCCACCAAGCTCTCCAGAACCGCCACCATTACCGCTTCCCCTTCTCTCTCGATCCAAAGGTTGTTTTTTTATCCGTTCTTGGGGCTTTTCGTTATTAGGCTTTACTCGTTTCGTTGATttgttttacttaaaaaataaacgCAGGTCTGGTGGTCGATTCCACCATGTTTGGAGACGGGTTCTCCAAGCATTTGTACCCGaggcaagtttttttttttttttttttccttaatctcCTCTAATGTTCTTTCAGAAACGAAAATCAACCCCGATGTTTGTCTCGTTAATCTTGGTTTTACAAAGTGCAGGGTTTTCCTAACAGTGTGACTCCAGATTATGTACCTTTTCAAGTCTGGGATTCACTGCAGGTaaaaaagatcaaaatcaaaacatGCTAATGAATTCAGATGCATCGTAAGAAAGAATGTGGGAAATTGTCGCTGACTTACGTATGTGGCTGAGTTATTTTCTACAGGGCCTTTCAACGTACATTCGGACCATGCTCTCGACACAAGTATGCTCTCTCTACGTTTGACATTTATAAGTTTCGATGCATTGTCGAAGGCCCGCTGATGGTTACTAAAACATGGTGCGCTAAAATCAAATTTTAGGCTCTTCTTAGTGCTATTGGAGTTGGTGAGAAATCCGCAACTGTAATTGGTGCCACATTTCAGGTAAGCGTATGCACCCGAAACGTGCATAGCGTATATTTCagtttaaattgattttatttgggATGTTTGTGTTAATAATTGCCCATCCCAAGCAGTTGGAACTTGGGAGAAGGGTTTATTCTGTTATTAATTTTGCATCATGTTGACTATAAATTTGGAACATTGGACAGTGGTTTTTGAGGGACCTAACTGGAATGCTTGGAGGCATTTTATTCACATTCTACCAGGTCAATGTTTTTATCATTCTTCAGATTTAATTACATAGAAGATTTTGACTTTGTTCTGATAAAATCCCCTAGAGCACTTAGGGTACTCTGAGAGATGGATCTCACTCAATCCGAaccaatttcttttatgttcaatggtacttatcaaaaaaaaaaaattcttttatgttCAATGGTTTAGATTTTGCCACATCATCATCTTAtcacttcaaaattcaaacttagtGCGGTAAACATGGTAATATTAAGATAATACATATATGAATCTCAAAGGATGCATAGTTAGATGGATAaccttcaaatatatttttattaatacaattgtttacttatcaaaaaacaatATTGCATCCACACATCATAAAGAAAGATGGATTTGTTTGTTAATGCTGgttcataatatttgatatagCCATCTATCTCTTTTGGTTATGGGCAGTTAAACATGTTCACTTCCTACTTAGGTATTCTGTCCACTTGATTCCTCCTTAAACGTATTTTATCTGCTGCATGACTCTCTGTCCTTCAGGGCTCAAACCTGGATAGCAATGCCAAAATGTGGCGTTTAATCGCAGATCTTATGAATGATCTTGGTATGTTCTCAAAAGTTTTTGTgtgtgttgttgttgttgttggttgctgtgggggggggggggggggggggcgcgcATATATAGGCACCTGATCCCCATTCATATTCTTGCTGACAAACCTCCTTTTTAGCTTcagtttgttattttttgtcTTCAAAGCtggacatttaaaaaaaatgtcttcaAAGCTGGACAATTTTGTTttcaataggaaaaaaaaaaagaaaaaaaaaattccaacaaATTGTTTATTTTGATTTAGGCCTGAAAACCGATGTCTTTGGTGCGGTTTCGGTCCAAAATCGAAACCCCACCAACACTTAAAACCTTCATCTTTCTCAACCGAAACCGATTGACAGGGGGGAAGGGAACCGGACGTTGTTCAATCGGTTCGCATCAATCGGTTTTGCGGTTTGAAAATCGGTTTCCCATCACCATTCACAATCCATAAACCAGAAGGCTTTCCAAACACaatccattaaaaaataaaaaataaaaaataaaaaataaaaaaaataagttggaAGTAAGATTTGCTGTAACGAATCACATCGTTGGAGAGGTTGGCCATGGCTGTGCTGctcgtgagagagagagagagagagaaatctaAACTCGAACGTGAGGGACGAGGCTGAGGCTTAGCCATATAACCCTTAGAACGCAATGGCTGGGGAACGACGGAGACTCGGAGAGGGAGAGGCTAGGGTGGCCACCGCTGGGGAGTGTAGAAGCTGCTAGGAACTCCAAATGCACATTGAAGACAACGAAGAGAGGGATATAGTTACTCTAATTCAAACTGGTGCCGTTTCGTTACATATATTTTTGACACACTACATCCtaaaaacgacgccgtttcactcatttgagtgaaacggcgtcgttctatataagtatatttaaaaatatatatataagctgacGTCGGCCGGTTCAGCCGTTTTTCTTGGGTCAAACCGCAAACCGAACCGGCCAACGTCGGTTTGGCTTAAATCCTACGGCCAGCCGACCGGTTCTCTGTCGGTTTCGGCCGGTTTTCTGCTTCGGCGGCCGGTCTGATTGGTTCCGGCTGGTTTTCTGGTTTTCTGTACAGCCTTATTTTGATTAACCATGTTCACATACTATAACGATTCGGATTTAGTATGAGAGGGTGATggatgggatcccacattgcttaaaAGGAAAAGGTTCTTATGATTTATAATGGTTGAGGGGGTTTTTAATTATACCTTGCTTGTTCCTTTGCGTATAAGCTCATATACAGCTTGGACTTTACTTGGACATATACACATGAGTATTATCGTATGTTATGAACTGCTAGTTGTAAATAATATTGCTTTGCCTGTTAATAGCTGGTTGAACCTGTAGCCACTGATTTGGTGGACAATGACCAGAATGGTTGTTATAACGGTTTCAGGAATGTTGATGGACCTGGTTTCCCCCTTGTTTCCTTCAGCTTTCGTGTTTGTAGTTTGCTTGGGGAGCCTATCACGATCATTCAGTAAGTACCCCGTTTTCTTAAATCATACAATCTGAAGAACTACAAGCTACTGATGGCTTCTAATTGATTGTTTGCTTCTGTTGCCATGTGATATAAAAGTTACATCTATCCTTTCCCCATGGTTGTTACTGGTTGTGAGCTTTGAATCATTGGAATACTATTTCATTTTTACAACAAGTTTCTTTAAGTAATAAAAGTTCATTGCCAAATGAGTTTCGTATGCAGGAATTCTTTTTTGCTATAATATTTATAGCTTTACATATCTTGCTAATATGTcttaatcaatcaaaataaatgaaaaatgatgatGCAAACGAGCAGTTTTCGGAATTTTTAATTCCATATTTTCCTATATTGTTCACAATCAGCTGGTGTTGCCAGTGGAGCAACTAGAGCTGCTTTGACGCAGCATTTTGCCCTTCAGAGTAATGCTGCAGATATTTCTGCCAAGGTACTGCTTCTgatattctaataaaaaattttatgtacagtcacttttgcgtactcttttgtgcactctacTGATTTGATTGGTTGTgcattaaaaagaaattgatacagccaatcatatcagtgaagtGCGCAGGgagtatgcaaaagtgactgtatttAGCATTATTCTATTCTAATTACCGGACGAGAACCATGTAAACTTAAATCTAATCAGTTAGAGCTAACTGTTGACTGGCTTTTGTATGTTGCTGATAGGAAGGAAGTCAGGAGACATTGGCAACAATGATTGGCATGGCTTTGGGAATGCTTCTTGCTCGGATTACAATGGGGCATGCACTAGCtatttggttttcttttctGTCACTCACCCTGTTCCATATATACGGTAAGTTATATACATGATTGCTGCAATGGAAACTTCTCTTTGTCCATTGCACCTGACATGCAACTTCCAGGAGCccttatgatatttttatctGACTTAAGTTTGCTTGGAGTTAATTATAGATATAGACTTTTAGATGTTGCACCTGTTTTAATGTTCGCTCCATGTTTTGTTAAATTaccttatttaatttttaatctgGCTGCGTGTGGGTTTTATATTAATCTTGGTTcagaaatatttcaattttttggcAGCAAACTACAAGGCTGTCCAATGCCTTGCCTTAACCTCACTAAATCCTGAGAGGAGCTCAATTCTTTTGCAGCATTTCCTGGAAACAGGCCAAGGTAGGTCCTGTGGTTGTTGTTTCCCTAGGGCCGGCTAAGTTTTTACTTCCCTTTTCCTGCCATTGCAACTTATTGTCAAATTGAGCTCCTGAATTGAAGGGATCCGAATAACCAAAAATTATTTGGCCTCTTTACGTTGTCAAAGTTCTAGCCACTCCATATCATTGAAGGGTCAACTGATGCCATTGACAGATTCAAAGCCAGGCTTACCATGACTTTCCTCTTGAACATTGTATTCTAGGTTATTAATTCGCTTTTGTTCTGCTCTTGTACAAAATTTCGTGTGCTATATTGTAATTTTGCTAGTGCTATATTAATGCCTTTTAATTTAACACAAAATTACTACAATATTTTTCGTGGCTTGATTTAAATTTCTTAACGCcttcattttatatttcaatGGCATTTCAGTACTTAATTACCTCAATCATTGGACCACTCagtgaaatttttgttttatgttctGTGTTTTTTCAGTTCTCTCACCTGAAAAGGTCTCTAGGATGGAGCATGTACTACCCGTATGGACCACTTCATGGAGCTCAAAGAGTGCTAAACAGATACACATGCAAGTACACTTAGGTGTAAGGGTGTCTTCTCTTAATCACTCGGAACTGTGAGTTTTGAAATCCATTCATCTTATTAACTTCACATGAAGGTTCCTTTATGGTTCAGGTTTCCTTCTTGATTACATATCCAAAAAAAGGAGTTCGGGTTTCCTCTTCCCTCTTAGACTATATGTTGttcaaagagcaaaaatattcTGCTTGCACTTctgcaacaatttttttttgtgaaggcACCTCAATTTTATGATCACACTTGTAACGGAGCCCAACACACTAAACTGCTAAGCTGACATGAACATCATGTGGATCAATTATTATATAGATCCTATTAGATCTCTCAAGTCATTATTGCACAAAATTGACAAATTAAGTAATACTTTTGAACAGGATGGACCTGTTGCATTCTGCGGGATCTCATTACAAGAAAGGTTGAGCTctactttatatatttaacaaaatgaaTTTTCTATTAAAGACTCTAGCTCATCAGTTGTTCTTTTGGTCTTTGCAGCAAAGTACGTGCTAGTGGAGAAGCAGGGAATTGTCCATGCTACTTTGCATAAAGACTCGACATCTGCAGATGTATTGCAGTCATTTTTTCATGCCCTTGTTATGGCAAAATTTACAGATAAAAACAAGTCTCTGCATTTGGAGAGCCAATCATGGATGGATAAACATTATGAAGCTTTTATTCAAAAGgtacatctttattttttttatcctctACTTCAATCAGTTGCATATTTGCATCTTTGATGACCCAATAGGACGCGACGCCCATTTGGAAGAATGGCATATACATTAGCTTATGGAGTGTCAACTGGAttacttaaaaattatattcttttttatgatGGGTGAAACCAATCTCCATGGGTGGGATATTTAGTACACCCTTGATCTTGGCATGTGTTGGACCCCTCTCGTGGTACTGATCCATCAAGATTGAGGCCCTGAGGGTTGCATTGGAGTCTCCAAATGCAGTTGAGCATATGTTCtatctattatttattggcGAAGTGCTACACCTCTCTATATATTGGCGTGGCTGCAAAAAAACAATCGGTTTCTGTAGGAAAGAAAAAGGAGCTAAACTCATGGAAATATATTAGTGTTCTACTGGGATAATTCAGAAGCACAAGATTGTTGTTATGTCTTCACTTCTATATATCGTTTATGGTGCAAGTGCGGTATgaattgttttctttcattgttttgCAGCTAAGGTCCTCAGGTTGGAAAATAGAACGACTTCTATCGCCTTCTATTGTTTGGAAGGCAAAATGGATCTGTGGGCCTTTGGATGCAAAGATGGATTAGGCGATTTGTTTTTTATCGCATAAAGATAGTGATATGAGGTGAAATTAGTGCAACTTGCCATGATATGAGGCCATTGATCAATCTTGTTATTTAGTACAGAGAACTTTTAGATGACAATCTTAACAGAGGAACCTAGTCAGTCATTTTTGGGTCCAGTGCAGTTCTGGCTGATAAGGATCTAGCCCTAGCCTCTAGGCGAATGTGGAGATTTTGTTGGCATTACACATTAGATTATTTGTGAAGAAGTCCATACATCATGGATCTTATTTATCAccatgtattttaaattaaggtTTCAACAACTCTATTACGTAACACGCAACTTGCAACATTCCAACTTTTCCTACTCATCCATGCATTTGATATGTCAACCGGCTTAAATTCAATTTCAAGCATAGAATGACAGTAGCATGGATGATTTGGTCTCTGTCTCTTCATTTGGAGCTGAAGAACTCTTCTTGGAAGTCAGAAATAACTTGATTATGATTTTTGGACATCTTTGTATGTCATTTACATTAAGctgtctttttgttttattattcagTACCACGAAATTTACTATGCTTTTGAGCGAACTGTATCCTGTTGGCTCTGAGCTCCCATAGTCACGTTAGATGGAAGAATTTGGTCGCACTGTTTCATCACCTATGTGGAAATGATCCACACGGTTTCAATAaacttttcttcctttttgttcTTTGGGAATTGTCTAAATCCATTATTTACGGGCACAACAGTTCCAAAACAAGAAATTGAGTCAGTGTTGgcctaaaaagaaaagtaactACATTTTGTCAATAGCCAAACTAGAACAAATGCTGTTTATTATCTTTGCTTAGACTATGAAATTGAGAAATTGAACAGACCTGTAACAGAAAGCAATGCAGCAAAAGGAAGAAATACAGCAATTCAGGCATATCCTAGAAACTATGTAACAGGTGATGTTGGGCATGCCTGCTCTTCTTTACAACTGTATCGACTTGGATTGATTACTTGTGCTTTATACAATTTCCGGACAACGATCTTTCAGCAGCATAATTATTTTCGATGCCCTGATGATGCCATCAGAACTCCAACAGCTACAATAAACATAAACAACATACTGACAAGCAATATGTACGTTCTTCGTGATGATTTTCGATACTCTCCAAAGAGTAGGATGGCCCAAAAAGTGCTCACGAGTGGAAGCGCCTGATATCACACCAAATTGAAATGAGCACTGAGAAGTTGGTGAACGTGCGAGTGTGACAGGCACACCCTTGTCCAAGACAATAAGGGGTGgtatttaaactgaaaacatcACTAAGGAAAATCATATGAATGTATAGAAATGCATTAAGTATTCTCATGCCATTTTgtatatgaaataaaactaacCTGAACTGCATCTGCAGCTGCATATCCTGCAGCTTGACCTCCCATAAATTGGAGACCATTGCCAAACCCACACAAAAACCCAGCCAAAAAGGCCCAGCCTCGGCCGTTCCAGTCTCTCAGGTAAGCCTTGAGGGATGATCTAGGTAAATTTAGTATAGGGTGGTAAAGGAAGGTGATGTTTAGAATGATGGCAAGGACAAAACAAGAGACTGAGAAGTAGAAAAATGCTGTATAAACTGACAAGTGCGGAACCCCTTCCTTTAAAGTTTGCCATTGGTCATTTGTCGCCAAATTGAATGCTGGTGAGAATAGAGAGAAGGAGACACCAGCAAAGAAAGTTATGGCCAGTCCAATTAAAGTGCTCTTCCCAAACACCTGCAATCAGAATCATACCTATACATTACATTCATGGATATACTTCTCTATCTATGCATAATGGTGTGCACTTccttcaaaaaagaaagaagcagGCCAACCAACTAGCATAGAGGTTCTTGGCAGCTATCAGTTCATAATTTCAAGAATAATTGCCTCAAATTTATTATGTGCACGTGGGAgacaaaaaaaaggaaaagaaaattccatatttcaaaattaataatatacacGGCGAATCAAAACCACCCACCTTAATAGCTCTTCTGTTCTCTAGTTCTATGAGAAAACCAGCAGTCCCGGCTTTGGCTTTCTCTGTAGAACCACTTCTATTTTCAATATCCGTCTCTCCAACAATTGATGTccaatattaaaagaaaaaggcagAATTaccaatttattataaaatgaaaGTAGCCCAAACATAGAAAATAAAAGTCTAGAGAGAGTTTCTTACCATTGTTTGTAATTGTTTCTTTAGAGATGGAAACATCCATAGCCCTGGCAAAAGGTTCAGTTTGAGATGCATCAGCGTTACATGAGCAATATTGCacgaaaaggaagaaaagaacgGGTGAATTGTGATGCTGGAGAGATTTTAGTGAAAATTGACCTAATCCATGCAAAATCATGGCAAGGAAAACCATGAGAGAACAAAGATAAGTTGAAAAACAGCCATCAAGATAAGAGTGAAGAGAAAATTACAACTGCATTTCCTTtccagagaaagaaaaaaaaaaaaaaaaaatctcttaaaaaCTTAGGCAACACTAATTATTGTGAAGAGAAACCTCTAGCTCCAAATCAGCACAATTCCGTTCATAGCTATAAAGGAAAGAGGCATACTCAGCTCCAAATATATAACCGCTTGGCAAATTTTTTAGCTTTTCTTTATTATCAGCTGCATTGGATGCGTGAACAGCAGAGCCAAGACAAACCGCAGCCAAGAAGCAACCAACACCAGTGAAAAGAATCTCAGCTTTGTTGATTTTGTCATCCAAAAAGTAATTCATTGTGGTGCCTGTCACAATTGGAACAAGACAATAATGAAGGCAGACATCTTGCCAggcttttatttcattttcctgAATTCCATATCCAAACACACAGTGCATGCATATTGACATGcctctgtgagagagagagagagagagagagagagagagacccatAACAACGGTTAAGCTTGCAGTGACCACTTCTGTCACTGATAAACCAGCAAATGCCCAAGCATACTGTGAAGACAGATTGCCAAGGCTGAGCACCACCCCACCAGCCATTGCAAACAAAACAGAGGGCCAGTTATCCTGCATCAAGAACTCTAGCAGAATCATGAATCGGTTGTAACTGATGTGATTCCATTGCACCAAGATTCATGTCCGAGTATGCAGCATCAATCAACTCGGAAGATTCAGAACTACTTCTATGTGAAACACAGCACAATTAAGATTAATAATGCTTCATAATTAGTGCCTCATGGAAAATAGAATGCTAATTTATGTAGATTGATAGTCTTCTTTTCATATATCTACACCCAGACTTTCTGATGGATTCCACCTATCTAGTAAAGCATTAAAACATGGCTATCAATCTACTTACACTGGGCTGGCAGCTCCATATTTTAGTTGTTCACAGTTACAGCTAAATGGTTCGCAGACATTAAGGTTCCCAGTCCACATAGAGAAGGAAAGATAACTGTTTTCCTTTTTGTATTTATACTGATCTTAGGCGATACTTTTGCTTCTATTCATGTCATATGCATGGAAAAGGTAATAGCCCCAATCGACAGGTGgactggagagagagagagagagagagagagagagagagagagagagagagagagagcaaagtAAAAGGTTGGCATGTATgttaaaaaaggttaaaaattgGGATTACATATATCAAGTTGGGATTACATATATCAAGTTATATGCATGGAAAAGGTTAAAAATGTCTTTTAATCATCGTTCTTTgaaaggaaaacaaacaaaCGGCCATTTATGGTAGGTTCTACTTTAGCATGTGCCTGATGCCAACAACGGAGCCAGTTCATGCCATCAATATTTCCTTCCCTTGCGCGAGGCCACATTAGAAGAATAATGTAACGTtgaaaaaagaagggaaaacaaCATAATTTGCGTTAAATGATGACAATTGACAACAGCTGTACCAAAAACCAAAGCTCTTGtaaattttcttcaattttattCTTCC contains:
- the LOC122310478 gene encoding protein root UVB sensitive 3, yielding MEASKSSSTEVILEEWNGSSSTKLSRTATITASPSLSIQRSGGRFHHVWRRVLQAFVPEGFPNSVTPDYVPFQVWDSLQGLSTYIRTMLSTQALLSAIGVGEKSATVIGATFQWFLRDLTGMLGGILFTFYQGSNLDSNAKMWRLIADLMNDLGMLMDLVSPLFPSAFVFVVCLGSLSRSFTGVASGATRAALTQHFALQSNAADISAKEGSQETLATMIGMALGMLLARITMGHALAIWFSFLSLTLFHIYANYKAVQCLALTSLNPERSSILLQHFLETGQVLSPEKVSRMEHVLPVWTTSWSSKSAKQIHMQVHLGVRVSSLNHSELMDLLHSAGSHYKKAKYVLVEKQGIVHATLHKDSTSADVLQSFFHALVMAKFTDKNKSLHLESQSWMDKHYEAFIQKLRSSGWKIERLLSPSIVWKAKWICGPLDAKMD
- the LOC122310479 gene encoding ureide permease 1-like isoform X3, whose product is MDFFGIPSLIDLSTERIIYRGLKMYLVESKGGAIVCMLLALMFLGTWPAILTLLERRGRLPQHTYLDYTITNLLAAVIIALTFGEIGKSTTDSPNFLTQLSQDNWPSVLFAMAGGVVLSLGNLSSQYAWAFAGLSVTEVVTASLTVVMGTTMNYFLDDKINKAEILFTGVGCFLAAVCLGSAVHASNAADNKEKLKNLPSGYIFGAEAMDVSISKETITNNEKAKAGTAGFLIELENRRAIKVFGKSTLIGLAITFFAGVSFSLFSPAFNLATNDQWQTLKEGVPHLSVYTAFFYFSVSCFVLAIILNITFLYHPILNLPRSSLKAYLRDWNGRGWAFLAGFLCGFGNGLQFMGGQAAGYAAADAVQALPLVSTFWAILLFGEYRKSSRRTYILLVSMLFMFIVAVGVLMASSGHRK
- the LOC122310479 gene encoding ureide permease 1-like isoform X5; amino-acid sequence: MILLEFLMQDNWPSVLFAMAGGVVLSLGNLSSQYAWAFAGLSVTEVVTASLTVVMGTTMNYFLDDKINKAEILFTGVGCFLAAVCLGSAVHASNAADNKEKLKNLPSGYIFGAEAMDVSISKETITNNVGETDIENRSGSTEKAKAGTAGFLIELENRRAIKVFGKSTLIGLAITFFAGVSFSLFSPAFNLATNDQWQTLKEGVPHLSVYTAFFYFSVSCFVLAIILNITFLYHPILNLPRSSLKAYLRDWNGRGWAFLAGFLCGFGNGLQFMGGQAAGYAAADAVQALPLVSTFWAILLFGEYRKSSRRTYILLVSMLFMFIVAVGVLMASSGHRK
- the LOC122310479 gene encoding ureide permease 1-like isoform X2, which gives rise to MDFFGIPSLIDLSTERIIYRGLKMYLVESKGGAIVCMLLALMFLGTWPAILTLLERRGRLPQHTYLDYTITNLLAAVIIALTFGEIGKSTTDSPNFLTQLSQDNWPSVLFAMAGGVVLSLGNLSSQYAWAFAGLSVTEVVTASLTVVMGTTMNYFLDDKINKAEILFTGVGCFLAAVCLGSAVHASNAADNKEKLKNLPSGYIFGAEAMDVSISKETITNNETDIENRSGSTEKAKAGTAGFLIELENRRAIKVFGKSTLIGLAITFFAGVSFSLFSPAFNLATNDQWQTLKEGVPHLSVYTAFFYFSVSCFVLAIILNITFLYHPILNLPRSSLKAYLRDWNGRGWAFLAGFLCGFGNGLQFMGGQAAGYAAADAVQALPLVSTFWAILLFGEYRKSSRRTYILLVSMLFMFIVAVGVLMASSGHRK
- the LOC122310479 gene encoding ureide permease 1-like isoform X4, which encodes MYLVESKGGAIVCMLLALMFLGTWPAILTLLERRGRLPQHTYLDYTITNLLAAVIIALTFGEIGKSTTDSPNFLTQLSQDNWPSVLFAMAGGVVLSLGNLSSQYAWAFAGLSVTEVVTASLTVVMGTTMNYFLDDKINKAEILFTGVGCFLAAVCLGSAVHASNAADNKEKLKNLPSGYIFGAEAMDVSISKETITNNVGETDIENRSGSTEKAKAGTAGFLIELENRRAIKVFGKSTLIGLAITFFAGVSFSLFSPAFNLATNDQWQTLKEGVPHLSVYTAFFYFSVSCFVLAIILNITFLYHPILNLPRSSLKAYLRDWNGRGWAFLAGFLCGFGNGLQFMGGQAAGYAAADAVQALPLVSTFWAILLFGEYRKSSRRTYILLVSMLFMFIVAVGVLMASSGHRK
- the LOC122310479 gene encoding ureide permease 1-like isoform X1, yielding MDFFGIPSLIDLSTERIIYRGLKMYLVESKGGAIVCMLLALMFLGTWPAILTLLERRGRLPQHTYLDYTITNLLAAVIIALTFGEIGKSTTDSPNFLTQLSQDNWPSVLFAMAGGVVLSLGNLSSQYAWAFAGLSVTEVVTASLTVVMGTTMNYFLDDKINKAEILFTGVGCFLAAVCLGSAVHASNAADNKEKLKNLPSGYIFGAEAMDVSISKETITNNVGETDIENRSGSTEKAKAGTAGFLIELENRRAIKVFGKSTLIGLAITFFAGVSFSLFSPAFNLATNDQWQTLKEGVPHLSVYTAFFYFSVSCFVLAIILNITFLYHPILNLPRSSLKAYLRDWNGRGWAFLAGFLCGFGNGLQFMGGQAAGYAAADAVQALPLVSTFWAILLFGEYRKSSRRTYILLVSMLFMFIVAVGVLMASSGHRK